The following nucleotide sequence is from Streptomyces sp. HUAS CB01.
GGGCTCTGGCGAGGCTGGAGAGTGGGGCCAGTCCGCTGCCTGCGAGGTCGTCGAGCCAGCTCGGCAAGTGCGTCGCGTCACGGTTGTCGAGCATGGTGGCGAAGCGCCGGACAGGTCGTGGGTGGTTCTGAGTGCAGGGCAGTGCTCGAGAAGCCGGGGCAGGTGATCGCTGATCTGCAGTGTTCGGCGGCCGGGATGGGTGGTGATCCACCGGGCGGCTTCGCGTGGGGAGGGCGGTCGCTCGTGTGGCTCGTCCAGCGGCAGGCCCCGTTGCAGGGGCGCGACGGCCATTTTCACGCGCTGGGAGCGGCCGAGGTATCCCTAGGACTGGAGTTCCTCGTGCAAGATCTTCACGCTGTGCCGTCCCTCCTCCCAGCGTTGCCCCAGGTAGTCGAGGTAGGGATCCAGCGTGGAGGGCTTGCGGGGCGGTCGGCGCATCACTTCCTGCCAGGTGCGGGCCCGGGCGTACTTGCTCACTGTGCGGCGGTCCAGGCCGAGTTCCGGGGCCACGGAGCTGTGGCTCCGGCCGGTGCCAGGCCGAGCGTGCACGGCTTCGAACAGCCTGCGTGCGTGCCGTCCAGCACGGGAGTCAGCCGCGATGTTCTCGGCGGCTTCGTCGACGGATGTGGGACAGGTCTCGTCCACCCGGGGCAGTGCCGCGGGCAGGCAGTCGCGGTGAGCCGAGGTGATGTCCTGGACACGGCGGGAGACCCCCTGCCAGAGGTGGAAACGGTCGCTGACCTGCACTGCGTCGGGAGCGCCGGCGTGGATTCCCTGCCGGTAGGTGAGGGAGCCGTCGCGGCAGGCGACCGCAACACCCGGGTGCTCGCGGAGCCACTGACTGAGCTGTTCCGCGTCACGTCCCTGCCAGAGTGTGAGCGGGAGCCGTGTGGTGGCATCGACCAGGAGGGTGCCGTAGGTGTCGCCGTAGAGCGCGAAGTCGTCCACCCCCAGCACCCGGGGTGTCTCCAATGGCGGCAGCGGCACCCGCATCAGTTGCGACAGGACAGTGCACCGCGAGAGCGTGACGTTCAAGACCCGTAGCATCCGGGCACCGCCCCGGCCCGCCAGCACCACACCGACCGCCTCCACCAGATGCTGCAACTGCGGCGTGCGCCGCTGGTATCGTACGGTCAATCCTGGCACCTGCTCGGCGAAGGTCACCTTCGGACAGACCGAGTTCTCGCAGTACAAGCGGCGTACGGACAAGTCGATGCGCACAGGCCGGCCGCCGAGAGCAACGTCGGCGAGGCGCCGTGCGTAGCGGCTGTGGCGCCACACACTGTGCCGGCCACATCCCGGACATCCCGCCGGAACACCGGATCGCGTGCAGGCACGGACCGCCACACCAGCATGGGAGACATCAACAGAGACGACCTACACATCGGTCAACTGCGGTAACAGGCTTGCCAGTTCAAGAGAGCACAGTCAGATGCTGCCCGCTACCCGGACTGGTCGAGCGTCCTGCCGAGATGATCTCCGGCTACGAAAATCTTGCCAGAGCCACGTTCACGTGTACGCCGTCACCGCCGACCGTGCCGTCGTCGTGCCACCAGGGCAGCGCGCCCCCGGGACCTTTTCCGTCGTCCCGTTCAGCGGGGAGGCAACGCGGAGTCGCAGCCGTTTGACGTGCGACGACGGAGGTCCCCCGGCTGAGGCTACGCTGTGTCACAGCACCGCCACAGCGCCTCTACTCAGGTCGCACATGTCGCATGATGGTCCCTCAGCAGCTGAACCGCTCAGGGGGGATCATGCACACCCGCACCGTCGCCGCGCTCACGTTCACCGCCTGCGAGGGCACCGACACTGCTAGCAGCAAGCCCAGTAGTGTGCAGAGCGCCAACGACCAGCCGTCGGACGCCGGCAACGCGCTCGCCACGGAAGACAAGAAGACGGCCACCCTGCCGGACATGATCGGCAAGGGCCTGCAGTCCGCCGCGCAGGACCAGGAGCATGCCGCTGGCATCTACAGCCCAACCTCGCACGACGCCCTCGGGCGCGGCCGCATGCAGGCCTTTGACGGTAACTGGGAGGTCTGCTCGCAGACCTCGACGCCCGGCGAACACCCGGCCGACACCAAGGTCGACTTCGCCACGGTCAAGCTCGAGGAGACCTGCCCCTCCACGGACGAAGGCGCCGCGCCACAGGCTGCCGGATCGATCATGCCCGACTTCACCAGCAAGTCCGTGAAGGTCGCCCTCCAGGCCCTGGACAGCTCGACGAGCATCACCGTCGCGCCGTGACCGGTCTGCCAGCGGAAAGCGATGACGAGTTGACGACAGAGGCGGTGTCGCTCGAGGAGGCCGTTCGATCGGCCGTCGAGCAGGGACACGCGGAACTGACGCGCCTGGATGACATAACGGACGACCTGATCGGCGCATTTACGCAAGGACAGTGCGTCGCGCCGTCCTCGTCTGGCTTGATCATCCGACTGGACGAATTCACTCGTGGGTTCCCGGGGGAACTGCGACGTCATCTCGATCGTGAGCGTGAGTCGCTCGGGTGGTTCAACATCGTGTTCTTCGGACGCACCGGCGTCGGAAAGAGCACCCTGCTGTCGGCGTTCGGACAGCTCGACGGGGAGTATGTCTCACCGGGTGTCAGCGATTGGACCACCGAGGTGCGTCCAATCGAGTGGCGGGATTGCCGACTGTTCGACACACCCGGGATTAACGGCTGGGGACGGACCGAGAGCCGCGACGAGCTCGAGGCCAAGGCCCGTGAGGCAGTCGAGATCGCTGACATCGTGCTTCTGTGCTTCGACAGCCAGTCTCAGCAGGAGATGGAGTTCGAGAAGATCGCCGCCTGGATCCGTGACCACGGAAAGCCGGTGGTGGCTGTCCTGAACGTCCGTAACTCGCGCTGGCACCACCCCGCGAAAGTTCCCGAGGCCGGCCGCAGGAATCTGTCCGAATCGGTTCGCCAGCACGCCGATAACATTCGGACCCAGCTTGTACAGATCGGGTTGCCCGACACCCCGGTCGTCGCGATCCACAGCCGACGGGCCTTGTTGGCGCGCGCCACGACTCCCTTCCGTGGACCCGCCTCGGAGGCCTTCCACCTTGAACGCGAGGAATTCGGGTCGGACTACCACGATCGTTGGTCGAACTTCGGGACGCTGGAGCACCTAATAGCCACCTCGATCGCGGAAGGCAGCGCCGATCTCCGGTTGACCGCGCTGCGCGAGGACATCCGATCACGGTGCCGTCGAGGGGTCGGCGAACTCGAAGACCTGGCGGTTGAGATAGAGCAGGAAGCGGAATCCCTCGAACGCAAGGTCGAGTCGCTATTCGCCGTGTTGGGCTATCCGGAAGATGCCGAACGTGCCAAGTGGCTGCACGATGCGGCTCTCAGCGCGGATCTGGTCGACATGTCCGAGCGGGCGCGGGGCCGCCCGTACACGTTGCCGGTCAAAGGGGCATTGGACCGCTTCGTCCGGCACGTCGCTGCTTCGCACCTTGCGGGATGTCGCCGACAGGCGAAGGCCAACGCGGATGATCTGATCCGGAGGGCATTCGACGAGCAGACTGCGATCGAGGAGTCGAAGTTTGCGGAGGTTGTTTTCGATCAAGGTGCCATTTCCGCTGCGGTGGGGGCTGTTTGGGTGGGTCGCCGGGCGTTCCTGCAGCGTGAGCTTGAAGTCGCGGTGGACCATGAGTCCCCAGACAACGTGGCGGCGGTATGGCACGCCGCGGTGATCCTTGGCGACGAGGGCGGCGGTGGGGCGGGTGATGTTGTCAGGGGCGCGGGCATCGCGGTGGGTGCGGGCGCCCTTGCGGTACCCGCGTTGGCCCTCTTTTGGAACCCCGCAGGTTGGGTACTCGGCGTAGCTGCCGCGGGCGTCGGGGTCGTGGGACAGCTCCAGCAGCATTTCGGCAAGAAGATGAGCCAGCAGGCGTCGAAGCAAGCACGAAAAGCGAAGGCTCAGGCATTTGCAGACTGCCATCGTGCTGTGGATCAGACGTTCGTCGAGTATGAGGATGCCCTCGTCCGCGACAGCCGGGAAGCGGCGTGGTCGTTGTTGGCTCCTGCGGTCGGCGAGTCGCTCCGCGCTGCGATCGAGCTTCGCATGGCGCGCGGCCGGATCGTGCGGTTGATCGACAGCCTGCAGACCTACGCCGGTTCGATTAAGCCCGCACCCGCTGTGACCGGCGTCCTGCTGCGGGCGCAGCGTCGGATGGGAGGATCCCCGGCCGAGGTGACCCGGGCCTTGTTGGGCGAGGACTGGCTCGAGTCTGGCGTGGACCACCAGTCGGCACAGATCGGCCATGCCGTTCATGAGGCGTACTCGAGTCGCCGCGAGGAGGACCGCAGCCGGCTGACGCGCGCAATAGCTGCGGCGTGGAGCGAACCGTCGACGGCGAACATCCACTCGTGGCGAGACGACCTCGAGGACGCGGCCCGACGCGACCCGGCACTGTTCGATATCGCACGAACCTTCTGGCGCGTCGCCGGGGCAAGGCCAGCTCTCGTCGTTCTCGGTGACTACAACTCGGGAAAGTCGTCGTTGATCCGTCGGATCATGGTGGACAGCGGCCAGCAACCGCATGCAGCGTTCGACATCCGGGCGTTGCCCGCGACCGCAGCCGCGATCCGCTACCAGTTGCCCCGGTTCGATCTCGTGGACACACCGGGCTTGCAGAGTGGACATGACGAGCACGACACCACCGCATTCGAGGCGATCTCCGAGGCTGCTCTCGTGTTCGTCGTCGTCCACATCAATCTGCTGGTGGGCAACACCTCGATATTGGAAGAGCTCTCGCGTGGCTCGGAGATGATTGCCACAAAAGGCGGGCGGATGCT
It contains:
- a CDS encoding GTPase, with product MTGLPAESDDELTTEAVSLEEAVRSAVEQGHAELTRLDDITDDLIGAFTQGQCVAPSSSGLIIRLDEFTRGFPGELRRHLDRERESLGWFNIVFFGRTGVGKSTLLSAFGQLDGEYVSPGVSDWTTEVRPIEWRDCRLFDTPGINGWGRTESRDELEAKAREAVEIADIVLLCFDSQSQQEMEFEKIAAWIRDHGKPVVAVLNVRNSRWHHPAKVPEAGRRNLSESVRQHADNIRTQLVQIGLPDTPVVAIHSRRALLARATTPFRGPASEAFHLEREEFGSDYHDRWSNFGTLEHLIATSIAEGSADLRLTALREDIRSRCRRGVGELEDLAVEIEQEAESLERKVESLFAVLGYPEDAERAKWLHDAALSADLVDMSERARGRPYTLPVKGALDRFVRHVAASHLAGCRRQAKANADDLIRRAFDEQTAIEESKFAEVVFDQGAISAAVGAVWVGRRAFLQRELEVAVDHESPDNVAAVWHAAVILGDEGGGGAGDVVRGAGIAVGAGALAVPALALFWNPAGWVLGVAAAGVGVVGQLQQHFGKKMSQQASKQARKAKAQAFADCHRAVDQTFVEYEDALVRDSREAAWSLLAPAVGESLRAAIELRMARGRIVRLIDSLQTYAGSIKPAPAVTGVLLRAQRRMGGSPAEVTRALLGEDWLESGVDHQSAQIGHAVHEAYSSRREEDRSRLTRAIAAAWSEPSTANIHSWRDDLEDAARRDPALFDIARTFWRVAGARPALVVLGDYNSGKSSLIRRIMVDSGQQPHAAFDIRALPATAAAIRYQLPRFDLVDTPGLQSGHDEHDTTAFEAISEAALVFVVVHINLLVGNTSILEELSRGSEMIATKGGRMLFLVNRCDELGVDPLTEPEAFLNLQDRKGEELHAAFAVRSIEVDIDRIHCLSGDPFGLVGGDATAEPGDFDENRLWDGVAALTSVMSGLSDKQLSAAASAAAFDGAVTGLKRRQHTLHQVQVDGTKELRRSEPVIATLRAAVNDAVVLEGSLREDARRVVDRHVVAAKSAVVKLDRKDGQQLENLADSWWKAPQFEADLERYLADATRKLDEWYSDHISAIGREMRAAEFRVTPEFAAEFKAQGTAWYEDLTQGAGNVAGAAAPLAKALGNRNAVYAIGKQFGHKFKPWGAVKGGAKVAKVGFVLGVVAAAVDAAAMANDIQKAGKHKHQQESALQVIDEAAAGIVEQIMHGEQGEGPVGYLEQQTKELEALLDEHLDFESSIRERMDSTKAQAEVVGALIAAADELIGTPEGNE
- a CDS encoding ISL3 family transposase → MAVRACTRSGVPAGCPGCGRHSVWRHSRYARRLADVALGGRPVRIDLSVRRLYCENSVCPKVTFAEQVPGLTVRYQRRTPQLQHLVEAVGVVLAGRGGARMLRVLNVTLSRCTVLSQLMRVPLPPLETPRVLGVDDFALYGDTYGTLLVDATTRLPLTLWQGRDAEQLSQWLREHPGVAVACRDGSLTYRQGIHAGAPDAVQVSDRFHLWQGVSRRVQDITSAHRDCLPAALPRVDETCPTSVDEAAENIAADSRAGRHARRLFEAVHARPGTGRSHSSVAPELGLDRRTVSKYARARTWQEVMRRPPRKPSTLDPYLDYLGQRWEEGRHSVKILHEELQS